The region GCTTCCAAATGTTTCTTCACTGTATGGAAGCTCTAGCTAGGATTTGTGTGTAAATgcatttattatttaaaaaatgaaaGTATGACACGAGGATGCTTACCAATTAGGGAGAAATATGCTGCATTGAAAGCCGAATGTCAGAAGATGGTTTCCATTTTTGGTAGTGGAAAGTTTATTACAACACCTATAGTCAATAATGACGGTGAACCAGTTGAGGGAGAAGCAGGAAACTTAAATGGATCCATGCCAGATAATGCTGGCGTAACAGAAAAAGAAGTGATTCAGTGGAAGCTCAGCTTGTCACAAATAGGTTTGtacttttaaaatatattattgtCTAATCTTTAGTCACGTTTCTGAAAGAGTGCTTGTATTTCAGTGATTTGGCTTAACCGTACCCACTCGTTGAATCCTGATTATAGTTTATTGTTTTTTAGAGCTCTCATGTTACACATGAAAATTCTTGTTACTCTATAAAGTATATGAcatcttcttctttttcttgccAAATGTCATATAGCATCTTTTAAAGTGTTCAATCTGGggaaaaattaaaaagaaaattcTTACATCTTGCTTAAGAGGAGTTTTTACAGTTATCTGTATATCATCTACTTGATTCTTTCCATGTTCTTGATTGATGTCATTCAATATCCAAAATAGAATATAACCTACTATGGAATCAAGATATTAGACTAATTCCGTCATATATATGGAATCCACTTTCTTTTAAAGTAGGAATAGTAGTAAATAGCTTTTTTGCTTGTAAACTTGGTAGAATTAAAGCAAAGTCTGTAATCGGAAATCTTTTTTATAGCAACTATATGTAAGGTTTTTCTTCTTCCTTATCAATTTGGCTACTTAACTTTGTCGAAATTGTAGGGTTAGATGTTGTTCGCACAGATCGTACTCTTGTCTTTTATGAGAGTGAAGCAAATCAGGCTAGACTCTGGGAAGTTTTAGCTGTTTATTCTTGGTTGGATAATAAAATTGGTTATGTACAAGGTAACTTACTCCTGTGTTGTTTTTTCGGAGTTAGATAGGAATCATTATCTGATGTTATTCATTTCCCGTTATTATATATAGGCATGAATGACATATGCTCTCCAATGATTATTCTTCTTGAAGATGACGCAGATGCCTTTTGGTGTTATGAGCATGCAATGCGTAGAGTGGTATGCCTCCATGTCACTCAACAGGATTTGAATTTCTGTCTCATCTACTGTGAAAATGTGCTCCCCTCCACGGTGTTTATAAAAAAACACTTTTTCATGTCTTCAGAAGAACATGTATACGAAAATGATATGTCAGTCATAAAGTATATTTTTCCTGTTAATACGACGGTATAGCTATATAAAGATCAGTTAAGTGTCATGTTCAACTTTTCCCATGCATTGAGATCAGAACTGGTAAAGTGGATCAGCAAAATGCTTTATCCGTGTACATCTACACATCGTATGTGCTTTTAACAATAGGTGTTTTAGGGAGTTCAAAGTTTTTTGCTTCTATAATTAGTGGAACGGCCTATTTTAGTAACAGTTGTGTATCTGAAATAACAAGGTCAATACAACGGGGCATCCTTAATTTTTTTTGCTTTCAAAATTAACAATTTTTAAAAGTTCTTTTCAAATTAACAATTTTTAAAAGTTCTTTTCAAATCATTTATCAATGAATCTTCGAGGTTTGCATCTTAAGCATTTATCTAATAGAACTCTATAAATTGAGGGGATATGCCTGAACACACTACATAGCATATGTGTTGCATTGCTGATTGACTTGCGTTGATTTCACCATAATTTAATGAGTGTTTTTGCTTAAATTAATTGGAAGTTTTTGTAAATAAGTTGATGTGGAGGCTGGAAATTTTGTCCTTTATAGGAGTTTTCTGCCTATTATGTCCTGTTATATAGTTAATGAATGATAAGTATGACTTGGTAACGAAAGCAACCTGAGGAAAAATATTGACGTAATAGAGATTCTACTTAAGGAAGAACTGCTTGTGTGACTATCTACATTAAAGCTTGATATTTTTCTGTTTTTTCTAGTTCACTTTAGCATCACGAATTTTGTGCGGACACCTGTTTTTAGTTAGTCCTTACGTTACATAGTTAGTCCTTACGTTACATATTCTTGATCATTCTGGGACTTATAGCTAATACAATTTGCTGTATAATTCTTAATATACTCCCTTAATTTTTGCTTCTTTATACTATAAGTATACATGTTAATTAACACTACTTCTCATTCCCAATTTTTCTTTGGTTGAAAAGAGAGAAAATTTTAGGACTAATGCAAGTTCCATGGGAGTTCAAACTCAACTGGGTACCCTGTCAACAATTATGAAAGTTGTTGATCCTAAACTTCATCAGCACCTTGGTATGATGTCACCGTTTCTAGTCCTTTGTTATGTTTACCCAATTTTATGAGTTATAACACTTCCAACACTATTGCATAAAATTTGTTTACTTGATATTCTTGATATGTCTAATTAATTACTCGGATTTGGCATAGAAATAAATGCTGTATATTTTCAACGAGGAACAGGTTTAAACATTCTTAACCATTTACAAATATTGTTCTGTGGAACTTTATATACAATGCTTGTGGATTCCCCCTTCCATTATGGCGATTATTATTCTAAACGGAGTACAATATGGTGATCTGAGAGTTACGACATAATTTGAACGTGACTTGTGCAGAGACAGTAATATGTATCCCTAGATGAAAATTGAAGTAATTAATTCTACACGGGTACTTTTTATTAGTGAAATGTATAGTTCTATTATTAATGATACTGTGCGGCTTGTTTATGCTGCATCTTTTGTTCCATAGAGGCTACGACCACATTGGTTCATATTATGGTCATGGGTCTGTTCTGTTTGACCCAATTTCCCTTTAGTTTATGATTACCAGCAATTTGAAAGAAAATTAAATGGCTTCCGTGCTCTTCATCAAACTTGGTACTTTCATGTTGATTTAAGTTGAATTTGATTTACAAAATATATACTACATTAACCTTTTGCTTAAATTTTCCTCTTAGATTTATGAAATTCAGTTTTAACAGTTAAAACAACTGTATCTTTTGCTAAATTATAGTTACATATAAATGGAATTCGAAACTAGACCGAGCTTTGTCGCGAACCACAGAGGCAAGCCCTTCAAGGTGATCCTTAAAGTTGTAGTTCAAAAGAGTCGTTAACCATCCAAGTGAAGTGACAGAGTCTGGCATAGTTCAAAAGAATCATTAGCCATCCAAGTGACAATCAATCTGGCATTGGCAAGGAGTTTCTTCATCTTTATGCAGTCTGACATATATTAGGGGTGAATTTGTTCGGAATGGGCATTAAAGCGTGATGTTAAGAATAAACTAAGTGTGCATCAATCTATTTTAATTGGAAGTGATTTTATTCTTGTATACTTTACAATTGTACATTTCCTAGTCTGTTCAAACAAGGCGATAATTTCTTTATGTGTACATGAAGAATGCTTGTACGCTGTCTGGTAATGGTGTGGGCGAGGACTTGTTCCATGTTAATAAATCAACTTAGAGTAATTATCTTATAACAAATTAAGAAAGAAAGCCAAGCTAATTAATCTACTATATAATAAGAATAGAATACACTATTTAGTGGTAAAAACTAATATTTTTATAGGAAAATAGATAATACCTGAAATGTTAGTGAAACCTAGTTGATTATTTTTCATCAGTTACATTCATGGCATATTTGTGACTGTGTAGTGCATGAGGTGTATACATGGCTTATTTTTTTCTACTTTGCAGAGGATTTGGATGGTGGGGAGTATCTTTTTGCATTTCGTATGTTGATGGTACTATTCCGGAGAGAGTTCTCATTTTTAGATTCTCTCTATTTGTGGGAGGTCAGCATTCTTACCTTGTTTGAAACATTTCTCAAAGTTTTCCTCCTTTATAGTTTAACTCGACCTGTTTGTATTATCCGTGTTCTTCATTATTCAATAACTTGAATTTGCCTGCTCAAAGATAGTTTTCCTTATTAACATAGGTTATGTGGGCCATGGAATACAATCCAAATATGTTCCAGCGCTATGAGAAGTCGGAAGAACCAACTGTCGAGAAAGTAAACAATGAAAACCGAAAACACTATGGTAAGTTTGAGAGGAAAGTCGTGGAAACAGGTTCAGTGGAGGATCGTAAAAGTGCTCTTGCTGTCTATTTAGTTGCGGGTTTTCTCGAGACAAAAAATAAGCAACTTTTGCAAGAGGCCAAGGGCCTTGATGATGTTGTCCAAGTATAATCCCTtcctctccctctccctcccgCTCACTCTCTCTTTGACATATCTATTTTAAGCTATTTTCAAATTTTTGGAATTTCAGATTATGGGTGACATGACTGGAAATGTGGATGCAAAAAAAGCATTAAACAAGGCACTGAAGGTTCATAAGAAATATATCAAGGTGCGTCTCAGCTATTCATATCTTCTACTAATTTTTATAGTTTCATATATCTAGATGTCTTACTATTGTCATTGTATGCAGGCCAAGGGAAACTCCCAGTAGCTACCCCTGTAGAGGTGGTTGTGAAGAAATTCTTCTTATAGACTTTTCAGTTTATTTCGTTATTTAATTACTGCATGTGGCATTCGTTCATGTGTAGGCCTTCATTTGTAATTGTGAATCCCCTGTATATAGAGTGACTTGTATCTAAAATTTTGATAGGAAAAAATGATGGGAATATCCAATATTGGACGCTTTCACTCtttttttgataattaattacGCACATTTGTTGGCGTATGCTTTCACTCTTCTTCATGTAAGAAGATAACTAGAAGAAAGTAAAACAAATTGAGTGCTTATATTTCATTATGATCCACTCTTTCGTTACTCTCTGAAATTTCGTGTAAACTGAATTAATTGAAATAGCAAGAGGCCGTGACGGAACTGGGAAGAACAACAACGATAACGATGAAAAATACAAATGAAGTAGTAAAAGGTCATGACGGAAGTGGAAAGAGTAACGATAATGGAGGCGATTAAGGTACTCATTGTACTCATTTATATATTCATATAAAGGAGAATCTCTCGCGGCTGACTTGACACCTCTCTTTGTGTGTTTAAATAATTTTCTCTGAATTCTAAAGCCCCGGTCAGTTCtctatttttctctaataatCCTCATTTTGTAACTGCACAACAGAGAAAATCAACAGACAACCCATGCTCCACAAATATTACTATCATTACTACCAAGAAAATCAGCGGTCGGTTCTTTTATTTCAGTTTTGGACTCCCCGTCTCCCTTAATTTGGGTAGAACATGTTTATATATAAAGAGAGCACCTCCTTTCTCCTTCCAGGTTTTTGATTCATCATTGTGTAATCCGAGTATTTTGGAATTATCTCTTATATCTACATTTATGTAGTTAGAGTTCTCATCGCCAGATTACTGACAAATGTTTCAGGTATGCGtgtgaattaattatttattttgtttcTCTGATTGACTTTATAGATTTTCTCTTTTTCTGATTCCTAATTATATTTATAGCATCTGAAGTTTAAGGTTCATGTTGTGCGCTGATCGTTAATTGTAGTTGCGAAATGTATCATTTTTGGCACATGTGTCAATCCTAGGGCATCCTATTCTCAGATTCTAATTTCTCCATTTTCCTACTATTTGCTGTTTAATTGATCTTTGATTATTGTAAAAACTGAAGCTCATCTAAAACTGGCCTAAACAACCTTAAAATTAATGTTTCTTTACTCTGATGAGAAAAACCCGTGACTTCTCTCGCTTTTTCAAGTTTCTTCCCCTCAATTTATTACATTTTTCCACTAGACAACAACCAATAAGTTGCTTTAGTAATTTGTAGTATAGAAAAATACGAGGAACCATATGCACTGTAATTAACCTTTGAGGCATATCATATGAGATCAGATTATTTTGCTCGATATTTACATTTGCAATCCTAGCTACAAGGTACTTTCTTTACTGCTTCTCTAATAACTACTTAGTATAATACCAAAAGTAAAATTATATAAGTATTACTTGATGTTGTTGAACCAAGTGTGGCATCAAGAACAGAATTGGGTGTGATATCTATTGGTGCATTTTTTAGGATGTTTGATTTGCAGTTGGGTTTTTTATCATTCCTATTTTCCTAAAGGAATGCAGTAACTTGTTGTCTTAATAAATAATTCACACTTCAATGATATCCAAATCATACATAATGGAAAAAATGCAGATTTGAAAAAAAAACCCTGTCACAAATTCCATATTGATGAAATAATCAGTAAACAAACAAAAACTTCTACGCACGACTGGGTATATCTAAGTCGCCAAGGTGTGGCAGGCATTTTACTTTGTGTTAGCATTGTATTGTGTGTCTCTTTATAAAGCTCGATATATTTAGAATGTATTTGTGGGGTTTTTCGGGTTTAATTAATATATCTAAATTATTTTCCTGACTCCCTATAACTTAATAATATTTGTTGGAACTCTCATTAGTGTTGTTCATATGTGTTGTTTTATATGGGGACATTGTGAATACCATAAATTGCCTTTGTTGCTGTTGATGGTAGATGAAGCAAATAATAGATGGAAAATGTTGATCATGTCTTCTATATAGTTTTTGAAATGAAGATACCCGTACGTAACTATGTTTTACTTTTCTTTTATTTGCAGCACTTTACGCATTTTGTATTTGTTATATCATCTTCCCTGTATGTGAGGTTAATATTATATACAGAAGAGGAGTGGGGGCCATGGGCCCATTCCTAAACAAGATGCAAAGCTAAGAAATTAGAACCCTTGGTAGTGGAATAAGAAAGAATCTTTTGGGATAAAGTAGATAAACAAGAAAGGAAGAAGGCTGCTATGTCTAAGATCTCTGGGTGTTTTGCGGATATCAAAAGGCAAATAAATAATCGACTAAAACTTGTGTTTATATTTGAGGAGGTCTCTTACGTCATGTTTATTGTACTTTCAGTTTCATCCTGCCTAATTACTCGAGTATAAGAGGCTATGTTCGACTCTGAACATGTAAATATATAAGACAACATATAAAATTTCGTCAATGACCTTCTAATTTGCATTGTTATGAAGTTGTGAAAGCTACAGTATGGTTCCTCTGCAAAGAATTGTCTAAAGCTTGTATGTATGTGTGCAGAGGTTTTATGCCATGACTATTATATTTTTAGTTTCATTGTGCCCAATTACTCAAGGATAAGAGACTATATTTGCCTCTGAAGGTATTTATATACAAAAGACAAAATATAAATTTTCACCAAGGGCTTTCAGTTTGCATTTCTAAGTAGTTATGAAAGCTTCATTCAGGTAGTTCTCCGGGGCTTCTATGTTTTCCTCAATATACATATCTAAATTTCTTTTAACAATAAATATGAGTTATCTTATCCTACCTATTTCATGTTGATGAATGTTTTTTACACTTTATTTACTCTGCAATCCAATTTTAGGAGGAAAGTGAGTTGTGTTAGGAGTTTTATTTGGGTTTTAGAGTCTTGAATTTCCTAAAAGATAATTTGAAAAATATCTCAAATTATTGGATATCAtgataattttttataatttcttttatATACACTATATCCTTGGAAAGAACATGGAAGATATTtagaaatattatatttaatgtCTATTTGTTGTCACATTTACAGTGTTGCAGTATCATTTTTTTGTCATACAGTATCATATTTTGAAGTTTATGAAGGCTGAGGTGGTGGTTGTGATGGCTGGTTATTAAACTGGGAGTACTGAGAAGAGGGATAGTACATTAAAGACTGGGTGGTAGCAAAGGAGGATGGGGTAGGCTGGAACAAAGACTGGGGCAGCGGTGGGAGTGGATATGTATATTGTTGTTACGAGGTAGCAGCTTAACACCTATAATGTGTGTGCTGAAAACTAGCCTGATTTTAAGGTGGATGACTTGTTCGAAAATAAGACATGTCACCCGAACTTTGCGTGAACTGAGTTGATCCATTTTGCGTATACTAAGTTTATCCTCGAGAGGGGACTGGGCTCTAATTTAAGGGGGTGGAGGAGCAACAAAAGTGGATTCAGAAGCTGGTAAAAATGGATTATACAACGCCATACACCCGAATCTTGCCTATATTAGTAACTACAAGCCAAAACACTACACCTAAAACTTCGAAACCATCACAAAAGCAACTTCAGTTTGACTAAAAATTTCTAACTCAACTGACAAGAGTCCTGACAATATTAACAAAGTTCAGcaattagactaatgggcctcTCAAAAAAGATCATAAAACACAATCAAGCTTCGTCATTTcttaaatacaattacataaAATCATAAATATCTAACTTTAATATCAAGTAAAACCCATAACAATATTTAAGAAAAAGGTGATTAGCATGATTTATTAATTCCGTACATGTCTcctcaaatttttttaatatgcCAAAAAGAAATTTACAAGATGCTTGCAAAAAATTATTTTACCTTTAAAAATGTGTTTTTAAGTATTCCCAACAACCGCGCCAAGCTCGGTAATTTTACCTAGTTTAAAGGATAATAGATTTTGAAAATAGGTGAAACTAAGAGTGGTGTATTCAATTGAGATTTTAAAAGAGttatttggattttaaaaatactagggtatttaatttggattctgaaaaatattttaaaatctaaTGGTATTCAATATGGATTGAAAAAAGTCTTCTAAAATATGGgatattcaatttagattttaaaaagttcATTTAAATCTggtggtattcaatttggatttaaAAAAAAGTCCATTGAATAATACACCcctaaatataaaatattttttatttataatttgtcAAGATGTCCGAATTTCAACCTCAGTAATAAGGTGTTGTTATTAAAACTAAATTTATGGTTGATTGAGTTTGGATTGTGAAAAGGACAGGTTTGCACTTAATATTCTTGAGAGAATTGTATTGCAGTCCCTCTAATTTCGCTCAAAATCAAAATTATAGACTGACTATGACAAATTGCTATCTGCATCCTCTTCTTTCGAAGCTAATCCAAATTTACAACATCTTTTTATTTCTTTCCTAAAATTATTGAAAAACAAGTTAACGGATACTCATTTTAAAGTGAGCAAACAGAAATCCATACTCGATTTCGTAGATATATATAGAATTCTGAAAAATCCATTCTTTCTATTTCTTTCCTTGTTCTCCGAAGAAACTGAACACATCCGAAGTGGTGTAGTAAGGATCCCTAAGTTGCTTCATCTCGTTAGTATTTGGCGAATCTACTTGTTAATTTATTCATTACCAAGatataatttgaagtagaagtaaAATGTTGGAACAAGTCATTCTCCAAGACGCGGAGATCCTCTGAATTTGCAGATCAGTTGCTAAATTATTGATGGACAGGACGCCTGGTTTCAAGATATATAGctattagctacaataaattgAACAATGCATTGCCATCAAATTAACGAAACACCTGCAGCATACCTGAGCTTTCCAATATTGGCTAAATATAGATAAGATTGTCGTAACCATTAAATCACGAATGTTGGGCACAGTTTAACCGGTTTCCTCAATCTTACAACTTTGTATACTAAAAACATAACCATCATTTCGTTTCATTTTGCACCACtctttcctcatttcctcttcGAGTTTTTCTCACCAACTGAGCTAGGTATGAACAAAGTCTGCAGCGTTTGAAGCGCCAAAACTTGTTGGCGACATCAGGAGTTGCAAGACTGGTTAAATTTTTCTACATTTTCAAGTTTAGTGATCGTTGTCGATCAAGATACGAGTCTCAGAAGACGAGGCTTATCTAGTAGGTATCTAGCTAGCTCATGTTAAATTCCAATTAATTACATGTACGCTTTCTAATTCAAAGCTTCTTAATTAGTTGCAGATCTAGATAGTGAGGAAAACTTTCAGCCAAAGAGGATTGAATAGACATACATAGCATTCAAAGGGACCAAATGAAGGGAGTTTTGAAAGGCTTCAAATACATTTCTCAAATCTTCGGCAAGTTCATATTATTTCATTTTCTTGAAGTTTACTGTTTACATTAATAAACCTGAAAGCTGAAAATTGTATTTCTATGCACATGCATGGAGACTAATAAGCAAAACATGGTGCAGATGAAGAGAGGGAAAGGGAAATGCAGATTGGTTTACCAACAGATGTAAAGCATGTGGCTCACATAGGTTTGGATGGACCGTCATCCGAGTCGCCAAGCTGGGTATAAATCCTCTCATCTTTAAAATCCATAAAGTTGCTTCaaactgttaaattctgataagtagtaCTTGTCAAAGATACTGAGAACAAGGGGTTAACAAGCTATGCATGCTATAAACTAATGCAGATGAATAAGTTCAAAGGACAGGAAAAAGCTCAATCAGCTCCTCTCAACACCCATGGACAACCAATACAACCAAGAGCTCGATCAGCTCCTCTTGACATCAATGGAAATTCGACAGGTTACATATTTATTCATATTAAAACAGTAAACATTTATATATTACAAGGACAAGAATTTGGCTTAGAAATTGCGTATTATAGCATggtttaattaattttatttctaaTTCACAGATCCGTCGAGCCAAAATACAAGTCGAGAATTGCCTGATATACCAAAGGCGTCCAGGAGACGATATTCAGCAGATAATCTAACAATCGAAACCAAAGACTTATCTAGCAAATCAAAGGGGTCAAGGAGGCAACGCAAAAAAGACTCATCCGAAGGGACTTGTAATAAATCAGGTAGGCGACGACATAGCAGAAAAGACTCTGGATCTTCTGATCTTGAAGTTAGTACTAGATCAGGTCGTAGCACTGGTAACGAGTCAGCATCATCTCCATTACCATCACCATCAACTCCAACAGCAAGAAATCTACCTCCAAAGAGTTCGCGTCCAAGGAAGCCTAGGGATGAATCAAACAAATCAGCAAAATCAAAGGCAAGTAGTAAAGTTGATGTCTCTGCAACATCAGCAACTAGAAATGTTAGTAATAATGAGAGTTGTCAAATCTCG is a window of Apium graveolens cultivar Ventura chromosome 11, ASM990537v1, whole genome shotgun sequence DNA encoding:
- the LOC141698269 gene encoding uncharacterized protein LOC141698269 isoform X1; amino-acid sequence: MGNACLCLPEDAFRRSSGEDLNTYYPIKPDCEDNAPKSRFKHWVGRTLSERRWKAAISEDGHVDIVGVLRRIQRGGIHPSIKAAVWEFLLGCFDPNSTYVERDELRKMRREKYAALKAECQKMVSIFGSGKFITTPIVNNDGEPVEGEAGNLNGSMPDNAGVTEKEVIQWKLSLSQIGLDVVRTDRTLVFYESEANQARLWEVLAVYSWLDNKIGYVQGMNDICSPMIILLEDDADAFWCYEHAMRRVRENFRTNASSMGVQTQLGTLSTIMKVVDPKLHQHLEDLDGGEYLFAFRMLMVLFRREFSFLDSLYLWEVMWAMEYNPNMFQRYEKSEEPTVEKVNNENRKHYGKFERKVVETGSVEDRKSALAVYLVAGFLETKNKQLLQEAKGLDDVVQIMGDMTGNVDAKKALNKALKVHKKYIKAKGNSQ
- the LOC141698269 gene encoding uncharacterized protein LOC141698269 isoform X2, which codes for MGNACLCLQDAFRRSSGEDLNTYYPIKPDCEDNAPKSRFKHWVGRTLSERRWKAAISEDGHVDIVGVLRRIQRGGIHPSIKAAVWEFLLGCFDPNSTYVERDELRKMRREKYAALKAECQKMVSIFGSGKFITTPIVNNDGEPVEGEAGNLNGSMPDNAGVTEKEVIQWKLSLSQIGLDVVRTDRTLVFYESEANQARLWEVLAVYSWLDNKIGYVQGMNDICSPMIILLEDDADAFWCYEHAMRRVRENFRTNASSMGVQTQLGTLSTIMKVVDPKLHQHLEDLDGGEYLFAFRMLMVLFRREFSFLDSLYLWEVMWAMEYNPNMFQRYEKSEEPTVEKVNNENRKHYGKFERKVVETGSVEDRKSALAVYLVAGFLETKNKQLLQEAKGLDDVVQIMGDMTGNVDAKKALNKALKVHKKYIKAKGNSQ
- the LOC141698165 gene encoding CRIB domain-containing protein RIC6-like, whose protein sequence is MKGVLKGFKYISQIFDEEREREMQIGLPTDVKHVAHIGLDGPSSESPSWMNKFKGQEKAQSAPLNTHGQPIQPRARSAPLDINGNSTDPSSQNTSRELPDIPKASRRRYSADNLTIETKDLSSKSKGSRRQRKKDSSEGTCNKSGRRRHSRKDSGSSDLEVSTRSGRSTGNESASSPLPSPSTPTARNLPPKSSRPRKPRDESNKSAKSKASSKVDVSATSATRNVSNNESCQISSSRNPPLVEEE